The following is a genomic window from Melopsittacus undulatus isolate bMelUnd1 chromosome 8, bMelUnd1.mat.Z, whole genome shotgun sequence.
TGGGGGTGATGCAGCCCTCaaggggcagcaggcagggctcaGTGTGCACCCCACTTCCTAATGAGCACCATGAGGAGCTTTCCTTTCAGATCCAACCCAAAGGCAGCACAAACCCTGCTGTCCCAGCCCCATGGGCAGCCACAGGGGCttggcaggagcaggcagctcaTACAAGAAGGGTGGAAACGTCTCTCTTTGCCAGATTTCCTGCAAGCTCTGCCAGCGCCGGCGGGTGAGAGCTCAGCAATACACAGGAGCAGGGCTCAGCCCCTCCAAACCTCAGTTTGCCTTTGGGGTCACATCCCACTATGTGCTCCTGCCTGGCCCTGATGCTTCTCCCTGCTTTAATGGGGAATAACATTCATTTTTCATCAGTGGAGATGTTAAAGTCTAAGCAGGCAAATAAAGAACTGGAGCAGTGAGGACTCACAGAGCTGTTGTGCAGCCCAGTCTGGGAAAGATCCTAACTCTGTCATCTTAATTGACACTTGGCCTGGCAGGAGCTCCCATATGGGCAGTAAAAGGGATTTACTGTaaagctgcagaagaaactGTGTCAAGGAGTTAAATCATGTCAGAAAAATCTGGGAGTGACTGAAGTGTCTGAACCAGGTTTTGCTTTGAGAAACCCACAAGACAAGAGCACAAGGAAGGCAAAGTTTCCTTTGATTGATTCTGTTTTAATGAGGGCAGGTTCCTAGGAAGCAAAGGGCCATGGTTGTGTCAGACTGTGAACCAGCTAGGccagaaagcttaaaaaaagcaacaaaaataaactctGTTCCCTGTTTATTTCTCCCCAAGTTCAGAGCATGGGTTGACCTGAAAACAACATGAATTTACCACTGCGTCTGGGCAGCAGCCATGAAAACCAGGGTTGGTTTGGAATGCAATTGTCTCTGTGGTGTCAGAGAGGTCAGAGTACCAGGACATCCACCGGTGAGACTCTTCCTCACCAGGCAGGGTGAGCAGTTTCCACCTCGGGCAGTTGATGCTCCTCTGGTgcttgcagcatctctgccGAGCCCCTTCAGTGGGTCAGAGCCATGTCTTCAAAGGGGAGaagctggaagagaagaaaggatggGTTATTTTGGAGCCTCACCTGAGCATCCAACTGTGCACCATTGCCCTCCCCAAGTGGGACCACGATTCTGCTCTGTACAGTGCTTAAACCAGTGCTGCATCCATGATATTCATCCAGTATTCTCTTCCATGGGCTCAGATCCAACCTGTGGTGACTGAGACCATGCAGATGAAACCCATGCAGGGCTTGGAGGATCCCATGGGAACTAGGCTGTGTAATCAAGGGGTGTATGCATGGATGCAGATCTGGAGCCTCAGAGGGGTACCCGGTTGCTCTGCCAGCACACAGCCAGGCAATGGAACTGGTGCAGACGTAACACAGGGCTGAGCTTCCCTCTATGGGCTGTCCCTGAAAGATCCTAATCCCAGATTTCCTCCAGGAACTGAAGGAATGAGGAATCCAGCTACATGCTTCAGGGGCTGATCCAACGGGTTAAAGCCTCCATGGATTTCAGCTGGATGTTGGCTCCAGCTTTACATAAAAGGCAAGAAATTGATTGTCTGGAGCCAGGCTCAAGCAGCCCCTTGGAgctcagggtgctgggggggggtcacaCTGGGAGCACCTCCCATCGGGGCAGCCCAGCTCCATGCTTGgagcaccccaaaaccccactcTCTGCAGGATGAGAGACTGCAGCAAGGCTCCAGTTACCTGCTGAACCCCCTCAAAGGTTCTGTGCACCCCCAGTTACCTGGTGAACCCCCTCCATAGCTCCGTGCACCCCCAGTGATGTGTTGAACCCCCTCTATAGCTCCCTGCACACCCCGTTACTTGGTGAACCCCCCTCTATACCTCTGTGCAACCCCAGATACCTGGTGACATCCCTCCAAGTGCACAGAGCAGGATCATTTACATGCAGAACCCCCTTGAAGGCTCTGTGCACCCCAGATATCTGCTGAACACCCCTTCAAGGCTCCGTGCACCCCCATTTACTTGATGACCTCCTCCAAGGCTCCGTGCACCCCAAATACCTGGTGAACCCCCTCCACGGCTCTGTACACCCCCAGTTACCTGTTAACCCCTCTCCAAGGCTCCATGCACCCCCATTTACTTTAAGTAACCctctccaagcccctgtgcaCCCCAACTTACGTGTTGAACTCCCTCCACGGCTCCGTGCACCCCAATTACCCCCTCAAAGGCTCCATGCACCCCCAGTTAGCTGGTGAACCCCCTGCAAGGCTCCGTGCACCCCAATTACCCCCTCCACGGCTCCGTGCACCCCAATTACCCCTCAAAGGCTTCATGCACCCCCATTTAGCTGGTGAACCCCTACACTGCTCCGCGCACCCCAGTTACCTCCGGTGCCCGTCCCCTCCGCCCCCCGCCCGTCAGGACCGGGGTTACCTGATCCCGGCGGATCCCGGTTGGGGGCCGGGCGGGGGCcgccccatccccatcccctccgaAGCAGACGCTGCAGGATGCGGCCGGGGCCGGGACCGAGCGGCACCGGGGCTGCCGGGGCGCTCTCCCCGTCGGGGCGGCCCGGGGGCAGCTGCGGGGcagcggccggggccggggggcgtCGATGGAGCTCGGCCGGCAGCTCCCGGCGCCAGAGGTACGGGGAGCGGCGGACGCCCATGAGCAGCCCCGAGGCACGTCCCACCGTGTGGTACCGGGGGCTGGCGACGTGCTTGTACCAGGCACCCGCCGGTGCCGCCGGTAGcatcagccccagcagcaccagggcccCCCAGGCACCCCCCGAGAGCTGCCCCTTCGCCATCCCGCCGGGCAGGGCGcaccccggccccccccccagcGATCGCTGCCCCGTGCCCGTTCCCCGCCGGTTTATAAGAGCAGTCGGGAGGGGCCCCCGCGGCTCCGCCCCGGCAGCCCCCGGTCCCCCGCACCTCCTACCTGCCCCCGCCTTCCCCTTGCAACCCTCCAGCATCCTCTCCACggccctgagcatccctcccGTCCTTGAGCATCCCTCTCCGCAGCCCCGAGCAtcccccctgcatcccccctgcagccctgagcatccctgagcatcccccctgcatccctgagcatccccgagcatcccccctgcagccctgagcatccctgagcatcccccctgcagccctgagcatccctgagcatccccacTGTGCCCCTGAGCACTcttcctgtatccctgagcatccctctcCGCAGCCCCAAGCATCCTtctgcatccctgagcatcccccctgcatccctgagcatctCTGAGCATCCCCGAGCatcccccctgcagccctgagcatccccacTGCGTCCCTGAGCACTcttcctgtatccctgagcatccccccACAGCCCCGAGCATCCACCCTGCAGCGCTGAGCATCTCAAGCATCCTTGAGCAGTCCCCCCGcagccctgagcatcccctgcagccctgagcatCTCAAGCATCCTTGAGCATCCTTCTTGCTACCTTCAGCATCCTCCTCACTGCCCCAGGAAACTCCCCGTGGTCCCCTTTGCAGCCCTGAGCATACTTCCCATGACCCTCAACATCCCCCTGCAGCACTGAGTATCTCCCTGCACTTCACAGACAtctccacagcccagcacctGCCCCAGCCTCTCAGGACCTGCTTGACAGCAACAGGATTTACTGCTGGAGGAAGAGATGTTGTAAACTGATTGCAAGTGAGGACCTTCAGAGGGTCCTGGATCCCTCCTTTAGGTAAGGCTCGCTGCCTAGAGCAGGACTGACCGACTGCAAGGCACAGGAATCATTAGTAAGAACAAATTGCAGTGATTTTCAGCAAAATCCATCCCAAGTGGGGTCCCAGAGGGAGGTGGATGATGGAGACTGAAGCCCTGCCTTGGTTACTTGCCCTGGTGCAGAGATTatgctggtgctggggggcaGAGGGCCCAGGGAGCACTGTGTCCCATGGCTCCTCTCCATCTTCCTGCCTCCCATCTCGCTCAGCTCTAACATCCCACCTGTGATTCAGGTGCCCACGAGCTTGCCTCTATACAGGGCAAAGTCACAAGTGTTTTGGAGGTGTAAAGTGATGGGAAGAGACACGACACAGAGCCCGTGGGGGGGCTCAGACTGCAGCTGTGCTCATGCACAGCTCAGACCCCTGCTGTCGCTGGGATCACTGCTCTCTCCTGGTCACTTCTCCATCGCAGTTTGAAGTGGCCCCTGCCTGACTTCCACCCgaacagctgctccagtgagTTGCTCCTGCTCTTCCAGGTCTTCTTTAGGAAGAAAAGATTACCAGAGATGAATCCCTGATTCCCACAGGACATTGGCCAATCTGTCTTCTTTTCACTGAAGCCTTCAATATCCAGAGAAATCTTTGGACCTGGTATTCCCAGCCACTTCTGTGCCCATTTCTCCCTGTTGGTGTTATTTTAACCTGCTTCCAAGGAACCTGGCAGCCTGCTTCCCACCATCAGGCtcccagctcttcccagcaTCCAGCCAGCCCCCATCTTCTCCATGCAGCGATGCCTTCTCCACCAGCCCAGCTTTCAGAGGTTGGTGCTTTGTGATCCTCTGCTGAGGTCTGGGATGTGTCTGGGTGTTCAAGCAGGAGACAGATCCATGCTGGGAACCCCTTGGTGTGCAAAGCAGGTTCTCATCATCTTGGCCAAGCAACAACCTCCTCCAGTAGGAACCAGTTCCTTGGccaggcaggggcagggagagcagggctaggggctatggggaggagaaggaggaaaagggaagtgCAAAGCAGCAATAAGACACGAGGAGGTGCAGGATGGTCAATGCAGAGCCTCAGTTTTCCTCTTCTAGGGAGGCCGGGAGCAAGTGAAATTCCCAGTTGGCAGGAAGGGGGTTCCCAGCCTTTTCCCAAGTGGAGTGCTGGAAGTTACGTGCAGAGTATGGCTCACTTCTATTAATGAACCAGACTGACAGAACCCAACTCACCTGTGGCCCTGCTTCTTGGAAGCACCCAGGCTTACAGTAAGGATGAAGCCAGGTTCCCATCTCCCATCAAGCATATCACTGATGGGTGGCCTATTCATGTCACCCTTTGAGTGCTCTGGACATGCCAACAGCCTCACCACTCTCCTGTTCGATAAAGCCATTAATGAATGGCTTCAGTACAGCACCCTGACAGCACCACATCCCTCCCTGGCCACCCAACCCTGGTCACAACGGGACACACGCTGCCAGGTTTGGTTCACTCTATAAAAACCATTACAATTCCTTCTCCCCCCAAGAGATGGATCAATTCTCAACGACCTGACTCTCAGTGTGCACAAGGCAGAGGttccttcctgcctctgccccatccctgagcaAACAGCACATTTAGGAGCTGATGTTTCACTGCACCAACGTGGGCTCAACCTTCCCACCTGGGAGTGGAGGATTTGCTCATTCCTAGAGATCTGCCTGAAGTGTCTTTTACATGTATTTCTGGCATAAGTTGAATAACTTGTCACGCTGATAAAGTCTCCGGGAACTGAACTGAACTCTTTCCACCCAATGAATGATTGCTGCCTACAGCCTGTTGTGTCTGCAAGGCTCTGGGAGATCCTTCAGGCTGATAGAGCAAAGCTCTGGATCTGTAGCAGGGAGCACGTTTCCTCTCCCAGATATCTCCCAAATGAAGCAGCTAACAAGCAATTTGTCTTCTATTTATATTCTAAGGAACTAAAGTATGATTTTAGGATTCCTATTCCCATCCCAGGAGCTGATGCTCCTACAAACATCACAGCACATCAGCAgacacacagcactgtgctgctctgaGGTGGTCTCTGTGCCAGGATCTCCCCCAGAGGAGCACAATCCTGGTTCTTCTTAGTAGATAAAAAGCTTTTGAACAGATCCTGGCTCCCATGGAAGTTTTCTACAGACTCCCATGGGATTGAGATTTCAGCCTTTTGTATCACTTCTATAAGCTGCAGGTGCTTGGGGTCACCCAAGGAGGGTCCAGCTGATCTCAAGCCCTTTTGAAAGCCCCATTTGTATGTTTTCACCTTAATAAACACAGCTATTAGCTCCAGCATCACATTTACCAACTACATGGACACTGAGCTGAGACTTTGCTCAGCTGCCCCAGTGATGGGATGAATCCTTAATGATGTTATTCTGTATATGTCAAAGGGAAGGGGAGTGGGATGTAACCATAGGGCTGAAAGGAgtttaggttttcttttattctggaACAAAATCGATCTTTTTGTAAGAGGCAGAATCTGCTGCTTGGGCTCTCTCAGAGGAACATCCCTTTTCTCACCATAGCTCTAAGCAGACATATCAGAGCATGAAAAACTGCCAGAGACCCCATGGCTGGGGGTGAGAAGGACAAGCTGGAGGCATCACGTCTTAAACCCCTGCACTAATCCCAGCCCGGCTCTCTTCGAGCCCTCTCACCCGATTTAATGCCTGGAGTGCTCTCGCCTCCCACCACACACATTACTGCACCCATTCAGGATTTGTGGCTTTTGAGAATGATCTAAATGAATTTGATGTCCCAGAAAGAGGCACTTGAAAACTGGGCTGGTTTAATGACAGCATTTCCCACATTCTGATGATAATGACTCTGGTGTTTATTGGAAGGTTTGAGACTCAGcacagcatgaaaacaaagcaatagcAGGggccagccctgtgctgggggCTCTGCAGGCCTGGGCACTAAGGCTCCTGCTCTGCATGACACTTCTGGGTCATTTGGGCTCTACTGCATCCCCCTGTGGGAGTATGATGAGAGGTTTGAGTGAGGAGCCTCCTGCACTCTGGCACAGAGCCTGCCCTCTGCAAAGTCACACACCTCTGGTAATTGGGATCATCCTGTTCTTTAGGTTGGGAAATGGAGGCTTAGAGCGTTCAAGCCAGGTGGCAAAGACCACACAGGGGAACGGCAGGGCTGGCAATGGAGCCTCCTATACCAAGGTTCTTCGCCTGGGGACTCTGTCTGGCTCTGCCTCCCCATGCAAGATGCAGGTTTGTCTCAGAGAGACAGGGACAAACCAGCCAAAAGAGGCTTCACCTCCATGAAATCAGCTGGAGGCACAAAACTGGCCAAGGAGCTGAAGTTATGGGTTGTAGCAGGGACAAGTTTTGCTGCTCATCCCCTGCCAGACAATGTGACactcatagaatcccagactggtttgggttggaagggaccttaaagctcctccagctccaatgggcagggaccccttccactggagcagctgctccaagcccctgtgtccaacctggccttgagcactgccagggatggggcagccacagcttctctgggcaccctgtgccagcgcctcagcaccctcacagggaacagcttctgcctcagagctcagctcaagCATCCTGAGCCAGAGCAAAGCCTACCGCTGCTGCAGGCAGTTGTTTCAGATAAGGTTCAAAGCTCAGCCTCTGCACAACTTGGAACTGCAGATCCCATCTGAAGGGGTGGATGTGATAAATACCCATCCAGCTGCAGAGGTCAGTTGTCTGAATCCCTGCATGCCGAGTTGCTGCCGTTCACCCTTCACCGACTTTCCCAGACTCACATCCCAGCCTCCTGCATTACCCTGACAGGAGTGAGTGAAGTCTTAATGGCAAGAAGAAACCCCTATTCCCATAGACGTGGCTGAGCAAAGCCTGACTcttcccagcacccagcacaccCCTGAGCTTGCTGGTGAATCAGAGTGAGCGTGCTTTGCCAGGGAGTGGGGATGAGCGGGATCCAACCAGTCTCAGTCCCTTGGGGGCCACAGTGACAGCATCCCAGGCACATCGTCCCAGGAATAACAGCCTTTGCCATTTCCTTGCATCTAGAGTGTGTCCTCATGGAACAAATGGAGTGATTCCTTTCACCAGTGATTCAGAGCATGCTGATTAAATGCtatttctttgttcctttgaaATAAGGGAACTGATACAAACAAATTACGATTTCCAACTGGGAGGAAAGACACACCTTGACTTCTTGAGAGAG
Proteins encoded in this region:
- the NPW gene encoding neuropeptide W translates to MLGAVGGCSEGKAGAGRRCGGPGAAGAEPRGPLPTALINRRGTGTGQRSLGGGPGCALPGGMAKGQLSGGAWGALVLLGLMLPAAPAGAWYKHVASPRYHTVGRASGLLMGVRRSPYLWRRELPAELHRRPPAPAAAPQLPPGRPDGESAPAAPVPLGPGPGRILQRLLRRGWGWGGPRPAPNRDPPGSASPL